Part of the Pelodiscus sinensis isolate JC-2024 chromosome 15, ASM4963464v1, whole genome shotgun sequence genome is shown below.
TTGGCAAAAGGCCATAAAAAAGAAACATAAATGAGTCACAGGCAATGTACAATTGCTTCCAGTCTCTGGAACCTGTTCTCACATGGCTTGAAAGTACATTAATTCAATTTAATCTGACTGTTGATTAGATAATCCTGGTCCAGGAATTATTATCTCCTAGATCACTGGAGGTAGGAAAGGCTACAAAACCACTCTGCAGAGTAGAACACACTAACTagtttctgaagaagtgggttgtgccctcaacagctcatgatactatatatatatatatatatatatagttagtttctaaggtgctacaggaccattcattggttttttttaaagttttttaacTACAttatggcagaagacaaattgtCCCAAGAATGGATAAAGGAGAAAGATGCTGTCCCAACCCACTACACTGAAATGCTATGATTCACTACTGCAACATCTGACCTGGGAATGGAATGGGTTATCCATACcagaagtctttaaatcatgggttcccaaactggggggcatgcccccctagggggtgtgaagaaattccagggggggcacgaggcatcccagtcctccccccccccccccatcaagttttgctgctctgttcagttccttttttttttcccccccgctTAACAACTTGTGCTGCCCTGCTtggttcctcttttttttttcttttaatgctcaacaagtttttcttttttgggggagggacatgagggtttttcaaaaatcagaaaggggagcatgatgctgaaaagtttaaatcaagactggatgtctttctaatAGATACGCTATAGCTCAAACAGAAGCTATGGGCTTGATGGAAAAGTTAAGGGATGAGGTTTACTAACCTGTGATATGCAGGAAAACCAACAAGATGATCTTAATAGTCCCTTTGGTCTGAAAGACCTATGACTCCTCCAGTTCTGAATAGATTTTGCTGGGTAGGGGCTGAGCCTCAGCATTGCTTCGGAACCAAGTAATAGAACGTCTTCCTGGCTTCCTTGATTATTCCTGGAAAATAAATGAAGGATTTATACCTTTATTCTCTTACCCATGTCAAATGAAAACCATATGACTGTTGTGTCCCTTGTCATGAAGAAGACATAGGCCTTGGGAATAGTAAATAGAGAGGGTTTATCCAGGATGCTGGACTTGCAAAGACCTTGTAgctactttagggtatgtctacactacaaagttagttcgaactaacggacgttagctcgaactaactttcataggcgctacactagcgctccattagttcgaatttaattcgaactaacggagcgcttagttcgaactaggtaatcctcattccacgaggattaagcctagttcgaactagctagttcgaattaaggggtgtgtagccccttaattcgaactagtgggaggctagccctccccaggtttccctggtggccactctggccaacaccagggaaactcatctgcccccctcccagtcccggaccccttaaaggggcccaggctggctacggtgcccgtgccaggtgcaagcctgccagcacccagccagcagaccctgcacctggcacggatcgagccacccacccgatgccccccagccctgaccctcttcccgggaccaggctggcggctcccgggagcttgcctgggaccgcaagaggcgggcacccgcctgggctagtgcggacatcgtggacctcgtccacaagctccgcactaggcacaggaaagtggccgacttgggcaggagagctgccagcctggccacccaggagcaggtgtgcatgaaaatcaagggggtccactgagacccccgaccctgagccctgagcttacaatggccgtcctgggtcagaccaaaggtccatctagcccagtagcctgtctgccgacagtggccaaccctagggaccctggaggggatggaccgaagacagtgaccaagtcatttgtctcgtgtcatccctctccagccttccacaaaccttgggcagggacaccactcctaccccctggctaataccactccatggacccaacctccatgacttgatctcacttccctttaaactctgttctagttctagccttcacagcctcctgcagcaaggagttccacaggttgactctttgctttgtgaagaacaactttctgttactagtttgaagcctgctacccattcctttcctttggtgtcctctagttcttctttatgggaactaatgaagaacttttctgtatgcaccgtctctacccaactcctgcttttagagacctctatcctgtcccccctccgtctccgcttttctaagctgaaaagtcccagtctctttagcctctcttcatatgggacctgttcccaacccctgatcattttagttgccctcccctctcccagcctctctcttctcctctcccacctccttttcccagtctcccccagttttgttcaataaagacagattccgttttggaagacacgttatctttattttgtacatcaagaaggggggctagtgaagggtaagtggaaggaggtgagggaggaatggggcacgagcccccgatggggaggactgggctggctctgcgggcttctgggggtggaagctctcctgcagccccccaattgccccctctccccagatggcagcctgcggcaagtgcagctgggctgatggccgagtgctgtgatgtgccgagtgtgggcactcagggcactccaagccaggtctgctttgcaagcggggcacccctgagaactgtctgtccggggtggggggtcgggtccctttaagcacagccctcggctagcctgaggcagcagctccacgctctaagtcctcctctgatgccctgccggcactgcttccagccatccttaaccccgcttcagggtccacttaatgtggatgcgctagtttgaattagcaaaacgctaattcgaactagtttttagttctagatgcgttagttcgaattagcgctgtagtgtggacatacccttagattctaAGTGGGACTGTAATTAACCACTAGAACAGGATGCCAAGGGAAGTACACATTTACGATCAGTCAGAGCAGTCGAAAATGTTGTAGTTTAGCCAGAAGTTATCTTTACGCCGGAATCGCAAGGTGAAGTTCTGTGGGCACAGGTAACACAAGATGATGCGAATGGTCCCATTGGGTCTTGAAATCTATCAATACATATAATATAGTCCACACCGTGAGGAATACCGCTTGTGCTGCCTACTGTTCTGTATAGACTCTGCTTACATCCTGGCCTGGATTAAACACTCCTGGAAGGAATTGCCATGTGAGCTAAAGATTAGGAGACATTTGCTCCAGTTTCACCTGCAAAAACCTGTGATCGGAGTTCTGCTTTCATCTCATAGTGCCTGGTATGTGGCTAAAACAGAGAGAGCCAATCTCACCTCAGACTGTCAGAATGCAGAGCCAATACCCCAAACTGGGtatattctataattagattccACCAAAACAGTAACAAATGTGCACTCCTGGACTCCTATATTCGTCTCATCATGGAGCCATGGATAGTCCCTGTAAGCTCTCCAGCTCCTTTTTACCACCCAGACTAAATGCACTTTATGATGAAAATGTATAAACACCAAACACTCACTGTACAACAGGTTCCTCCAGCCCCAAAGGACCAGTCATTTTCTCCAGGTCAAGGTATATGCCAGATCTCACGAAAGACAATGCTGAAGTCAGTTTCTCTAGTAAAACTAACTAAAAgatttattagctaagaaaaagaaatgaaagttACTGAGAGGTTAAAGTGGGTAAAATACATCACAGGTGGCCACATCTTACAAAGTGTCAATAGTCGTTGttcgaggtcagccataaagatgtgctaatggactcaatcatgatgagggatggttgggacactatcaacctagcactcaatgaaggtgcaaacagctctttgtgtagattcctgtgtcAGGAAGGGTActttctattgactttgattcttagctgcttcgttttaactacccaatctgcAGGTGCTCACTGATTCacagctctgccttcctgtttttccctttgattttccataccctctgctccctgtctcccacccacccctttttttcctcctcctcccttctcttatttgttttgggtctgcacatcctaaactcaaaactccggtcatctgaagaagtgagctgtgtccacagaagctcatgataccatctatgtgttttgttagtctataaagtgctaccagaccatttgttatttttttcctgtacagactaactcggctaccccctgaagcatcaaTTAAAATGTAAGGCTTCGACTCCAGTTGAGGGGCTGTTCAGTTACACAGAGACACATGTCATATGGTTAAGTTATGTCTGTACTGGTAATTGAACAGCAAAGCTGCTGTCATTCAGCCTGCCCCTCCGTAAAGTATAAAAGTTTTACTGAAGTaagtgccagtgtgaacagtGCATTGTCGACAAATACATTCTCCTGCTGACAATGTGAACATCTCTTTTTGGGAGTGGAAGTATTTTCTCCAGCAAAAGAACTGAACAGTGGCTACGTTGCCTGATTTTCTAAAAGTTGTGTCATGTGGACAAAGCCTTAGTtacaatttcatttcatttttatgaAAAAGGTGACATCACGCCAACTCTTATCCTGACATATCTGAGATCTAAGATTAATTAAATACAAAGATAGCGATCACAGGAAACAGGTGAAAACAATAAAATTATAGTTTCACTGGCTTTCATgcatctaaagcagtgtttctcaaaagcTGCTAGCAGGACACTCCAATTTGTTTAACTTCTCCACAGTCATGGAgtctcacggctcccattggctacagttcaccatttgcagccaaggagaacCGTGGGAAGTGGCgttggctgcaaatggcgaactacagccaatgggagcgacTAAGAAAACAAACCGGAGCAGTCTGTTAGCAGCTTTCTGAAATGGGCTCACTTTGAAAAACCCTGATCTAAAGCAAATGTAATTACTGTGTACATTCCATGGGATATAGGACATAGGATAACAACCCTTTTGTTCTTTTCTAGCAAGTGAAGCAATACACTTCACACTTCCTAGAGACCTGCCCTAGCTAGCTGTCTGTGGTGGCACATTCCCCAAATAAACAGGAGATGTAATCAGAAGTCATAGCAGGACAAAGCTATGCAGCAGTGACGCACTGAGGATTTTTATTCTGTGTGCAACTTTGTTTTGAGGGTGAGCCTTTTGTAGGGTAAAGAATCATCTTTGAGTGGAAGGTGGGATCTTGCCAAATGTGAGTCCATTGCCACTTCCGACTGATCCTGGGTTGCATGGCATGATGATCAGGAAACACAGTGGATCCCATTGGCCACGGCAGATGAAATCCAGTGCAAGTGCATCTCTGGAGGATGACTCCACTCCCTGCTCCTCATGCAGGTGCTCATTCCCCTCTTCACGGGCCAGGCAGCGCCCCCAGAGAAGCTGCAGGAAGTTATCGATGAGCTGGCTGCTTCCCTGGTGCAGTTTGAGGAGAAGTTCCTGCAGGACAAGCCCTTCATCATGGGCAGCGAGATCTCCCTGGCAGACCTGATGGCTGTCGTGGAGCTCATGCAGGTGAGTCGTGGGACTGTAATAATGAAGACTCGGCACAAGCAAAAGCTGATTTTATCTAAACCTCCTGAAGAGTGAACAGCCTGCAGTGCCATTTCCCTAGAGCAGGGGCACAGATCTAATTCAACAGAGGGAGGGATTCCCACGTACATTCTCTTCCCAGACCTATCTGAGCCCTCGCCACACCAAGCCTACAAGATGCCAACTGGACACTACTCCAGTCACAAAGTCGGGAGGAGCTTTTTCAGAAACCAAATTTGGTGGATCCGGCTTAGATTTGTTGATCGGTCCCGGGCCAGCAGAGCTGAGATCTTACAGAGCAAGAGAATTCATCCCTCTCCTAACTCCCTGTCCCGGGGCCAACAAACAGCAGTGCTTGCATCTCTGGAGTGAAGAGTTTTGCAAGGTGGAATATGCTGATAGTAGAAGGGCGGCTGGATTGTGCCAGCTAAAACCTCAGCTTAAGTTACAGTGCTGGTGGTGGACTTTGTTGTTATCTGCACTACAAATAGCAAGGAGCTACCAGTGGAAATGCAGCCCCCATCTCTCTAATGCTGTCGCTGAGCGTTACTCAAAATAAGTGCGAGTCACATATGTGATCTGTTGTCAGGAGTGGGTCGGGGACTATTAAAACTATAGAGTCCAGTTGTTTCCCCACCGGAGATATAGGTAAACTAGGAGAGATTCCCACCTTTTGGATGCTCTCCCACAAAATGGTGACTCCCCTTGTGGGTGTCTCACTGTAGTTGTCTCTCTCTGTGCAGCCTGTTGGAGTCGGTTGCCACATCTTTGCGGACAGGCCCAAGCTGGCAGCATGGCGCAGCCGGGTGGAGGAAGCTGTGGGGAAGGAGCTCTTCCAGGAAGCACATGAGCAGATCCTGAATATCAAGGAACTCAGCAGCATCGAAGTCGAGCCAAAGCTGAAAGAGCTTCTGGCACCGACACTGATGAAAATGCTGAAATGAGTTTATGTTCTGTTACCATTTAAAATGCATCTTTCCgccttcctgctcctccagcaccgtGAGTAACTGCCCTTCACAAGACTGAGAATGCTCTGTAGAATTTTCCATGTGGAAAATGCAAACCTGCCCTCCCCTGATCCATTTTAGCCTCTTTAGGGTCAGATGCTGGTGAAATCCTAGAATCAGAAGCTATAAATTCATGGGAAGCATCTGAGAACTTAGGTCCAACAGGTTATTTTTTAATATACAGTTCTGGGTTTTATTTTTAGCCTTCCTAATCCTTGAAACTTGGTAGAGATAAGAAACTTTTTCCTGGCAAATTCTGAGTTAATCTATAAGTTGGGGACTCTTGACAGCTGTATGCCCCAATGTTCCCTTTCTTCTTTCTAGGGTAATGAGGCAAAACCCCACTGTGTTTTCATGTTCTTTGTAGCCTTCTCTGCTGCTTGTAGACTTTCCTGAGATGTTAAACACTGAAAACTATAAATGATTGGTCTCCATTTCTTTTACATGTAACCCATATAGataactcaaaggctgtgtctagactggcaagtttttccgcaaaagcttgcctgctgtctacactggccacttgaatttccgcaaaagcccctggcccccagaactccatcctcagcccccctctccccagcccagaaccaaaaccctcagtcaatatctgcccttggggttgggaggggggacgccgattgcatggttcgcctagagcaccagttgctggcagctagtctagggccgcccctgcctggGACAAGTCATATGTATGCCCCCCCTTAATATTTTTTGTACAGGGTGAAATCTGATTACAGTGAACTTCAAGGGCAGCCACTGCTGCAGGTTGAATATTGATAATGCCCAGCTGTGTAATTATAATGTTATATGGTAGCTCTTTTTTTATTCATTATAATAAagttcatatatttaaaaaaccctcaTTCATCATGATCAGCATCATGCCACTAACATTCTGAGATCCATCTTCTGGAATTCCTTGCAGCAAACTCTGCTCCCGGGTCACGGTGACCCAGCATTGAGGTTACTTCCTTCTCAATGGACAGGATGGCAGGTCCACCCAGCCTCTCTTGAGacgcaaaaaaaacttcactccCTGGAAGCCTCCAGCGAAAAGCCTGTCTGCTCTGGCTGTGTTTGGGAAGGCACCATCCGGTGATTTGAGAAACTGAAGGGCTTAAAGTGCCCTACTAGTTCCTAGGATGAATCCTTGTAGCACTGAAGCTGTATTTCCTTTATCCATCTCTGCCCCTGTTAGTGTTAGACTCTGGACAAGGAGTGCAGGGAGTAGGGGTCCAGAGCACAGGAGGCGTCTGGAGGTGCACTGGATTTGCTGGGTGGGGCTCACTCGAACctcaatttttctccctcccccttccctctctccccacttttctccctctttccacACCATTCTCCCTTTAATGTCTCCAATTCTCTGACTCTGACAGGAGGCATTCACATGCCTaattccctccctgccctcaagACAGCTCTTCATTCTCCCCAAAAGCAAATTGCCAGCACTCATGACTCACAAAAGTTGTCGCACCCTGGAGGCATCTATTGCAACACACTTTTTGTCTAACAGGGATTGTGATTGACTTACCCTGAGCTGTGTTaacggagggtggggtgagttcACACCATCGGTCTCAATGAAGCCTGTTGGTGGTTCATCCAGATATCCTACTTCACTCTCTATCTAAAACAGAACAGGTTTGGACCGGCCAGTGCTGAATATATCCCAAAGCAAGTGTTTGCCAGAGAGAGATGTGCCAAGATCAGAAACTCTAGAAGAGGCATTTTGGGGATTGTAATAAAGTCGAGGAAATTCCAACCACCTGAGCATGGTCACAGTCTTGTGACAGCTGCTTGCCTAAAGCATCCTATTGTTATTCTGTTATTGCATAGAGATCACTCTGAACTCAGGATTGTATTTATGGTGACTTCTTGACAAAGTATATGACAACAAACTATCCTCTCAGCAAGAACTTTCTGCTTAGCAGCTAACCACTCCCCTGGAAGACATGCAGCGAAAAAATCTAAACCCATTTTAGGGACTTTCAGACAGAAATTCACCAGATAAGTCACCAAGCGCGCTTGGAGACATGAAGGTATTTTGTGGCTCGGAGTAATGCCGCACGTCTTTTAAAGGGCTTTTGTGACTTTTCTGTTAGGAGTTCTGCTGCACTAACACATAAACCTTCTTGAACTGCAGCAAAATTAAGGAGGCAATGATGAGAAAACCCTACAAGGACTTAGGATGGTTCTGAAAACAGCCAATTGTGAAAGCACCCGAAAAGCATGTAATCTATAGTTCTGTGTGCTCACGTGGATGGTTTCCTGCTATCCTTGAGCCATAATCTGGTCAAGCAAAACTCTTCCCCCATTGTCAATGAAAATAGGATGACTAAACACATCAGGATTTTACACACTTTCAGTATTTGCTGTCTCAGCTGTGTGGGTTGCTGTTGTTGAAGTGCTGAAGGAGATAGACCCCGATAAGGTAGACTCCCCTCATGCAGCAATTTCCCTGGTCTGTCATGGACAGATGCTCCGTGCCTGGAGCACTCACAGAGAAAAGCTGGGGCTCTGTGCTCAGCAACTCCCACTTTCGCCTTCCCGGAGCTTTCAGAGCTCTGCCAATAGCGACCCCTTTCAGGAGTTGTCTGGTTAGCCTTGCGTACCGAGTTTCATTTCACCTAAAAACTACCTGCTCATCAAATCAGACCTAACAGCATACAAGTGTCACAGCCACTGTTACTGAACAAAAACCTGCCGGCCCGCTTGTTTTTGCCATAGCGTGAGACAATACACGCACGGAAATATAAACATCGCCCTTACGCGTCAGTGAGCAGTGCTAGTCTGAAATCTGAAAAAGCCCTCATCTGCCATCGCAGTGGGCACGGAAGCGCTTTGTATGTGTCCTGCTGTAGCACAAGGCAAAGAGGAAAGTGCTATGTGCCGGTCGAGAGAAAGACTGGAGCCAGGGGGGCAGAATGAACACCTGCAAAGCGCTCcggaggaggctggagggcacatCATTtgccgggcggggggagcagggatgcTGCTGCGTGTCCCAGCAGAGCGCTGTCTTCAAGTCAGTAGAGGGTTCCCCTCCCCACGTGGCAGGGGAAGCTGGAAACACCAAAGCGCACACAAAGTTCCCTGCTGGAGCCAAGCCTCGGCAGAATCCCAGGGGGAAATTGCAGGCTGGTGCTTCTAACCCATCTCCATCGTCGTGAGCAGCagatttcattagggtgtgcacccagggagttttttttttaaaggcgaacatttcaatcataaaggacattatttttattcattaaacaaactgaagaaactaaaacttaactcaacttaattttttttaaattaactaaacttaacttaaaaaatacaaacttaaaaAATGAGACACAAAATACCAAATTTTTGCTGTAGTGATAACCAGGCGTATACAAAGATAGTCAATTTTCATGATCTTTATCTTTAACCAGATAATGAGCTAACCCAAATAGACCAAAACAGATTAAGGTTTCTTCATCTTCCTGTCCTAGAGAATGAGACCTCGCTCACCAGGTGTTATGGACTTAAATTCCTCAATCACATCATTGTAATAAACTGATGAAGCCAATTCTTGTCCAATGTACAAAATCACGAGTGAGTCAAGGTGCTGTGGGGACATTGTActtcttagtttgttttttacatgtgctAGTTTCGAAAAGGCTCTTTCACATGAACAGTTTGTACCAGGTAAGACTGCAAAGCATTGACCACATTTGGAAAAGGCCCGGAACATGGAAGAACGATCCGATTCCTTTAGCCAATCAAGCCACTCTCTGGAGGTGTTCGTGCTACTTTAGAAACAGATCCGTCATAACTCTgaacagggctggctttaggccgattcaccCAATTCCCTGGATGGGGCCCCGCACCTAAAGGGGCCCCACTCGCTGAACCCAGAAGTGTGCCAGGCACCATGGACAGCGAGTTAATATTCAGAGACGGGGGCCAgactccagcaatatttggagctgggtccctcccctggctctgcctggagtgggccccagaccccacctgccagccccccccgtgTGGCCTCCCACCTTGGCCCCAGCGCATCCCCCTCAGCCCTGGACCGTCCCTGTCAT
Proteins encoded:
- the LOC102443741 gene encoding glutathione S-transferase theta-1-like isoform X2, encoding MLTGRMALELYLDLISPPCRAVYIFAKKNNICFEFKPVELFKGQQHTEEFAKVKILKKVPVLKDGVFTLAESTAILLYLSRKYNTPDHWYSSDLQKRARVDEYLSWHHNSFRRIAPKTLWIKVLIPLFTGQAAPPEKLQEVIDELAASLVQFEEKFLQDKPFIMGSEISLADLMAVVELMQPVGVGCHIFADRPKLAAWRSRVEEAVGKELFQEAHEQILNIKELSSIEVEPKLKELLAPTLMKMLK